The following coding sequences are from one Devosia neptuniae window:
- a CDS encoding DUF2264 domain-containing protein, which yields MTYDPATANPLYGNPLNTRDDVEKGLRDLFNPLLPYFSEGGARVRLDGGAAHFDRAAADLEGFARPLWGLTPLAAGGAEFDHWELYRRGLANGTDPEHPEYWGQVNSTDQRMVELAAIGFTLRLLPHLVWEPLPQKAKDNLAAYLKHARTFDYADNNWKFFRILVDLGLEECGVEFDRSLTEKYLEELDGFYLGDGWYRDGNIRRVDHYIPFAMHFYGLIYAKLARNDDKRAAAYRERAGLFAKDIRHWFDEDGGTLAFGRSLTYRFACGGIWGALAFADLEALPWGEIKGQFMRHLRWWSTQPIANRDGVLSVGYGYPNLIMSENYNSAGSPYWALKAFLPLALPADHPFWTAEETPAVTPSEPVPLKHPGMVMQHTAGNVVALSSGQQNWQMRWGAEKYAKFVYSSRYGFSVESDERAYNAAAFDGMLGLSDDGRHYRVRESNEVAQIAGDTLFAVWKPWSDVSVETWLIPQGDWHVRVHRITTPRALHGTEGGFAIGRADLNADKLSEGNGRAVARSQSDISAIVDLGGQREARVLKALPNTNLIVAKTLVPQLRGEIPAGTTVLITAALALPAGAAAEASLDKVPEAPDLGVLEALIREEGVEVSAIQVAERF from the coding sequence ATGACTTATGATCCAGCCACAGCCAATCCGCTTTATGGCAATCCGCTCAACACGCGGGACGATGTCGAAAAGGGGTTGCGCGATCTGTTCAATCCGCTGCTGCCGTATTTTTCCGAGGGCGGGGCGCGGGTCCGGCTCGATGGCGGGGCTGCCCATTTCGACCGGGCGGCCGCGGACCTTGAGGGCTTTGCGCGGCCGCTCTGGGGGCTGACGCCGCTGGCGGCGGGCGGAGCCGAGTTCGATCATTGGGAACTCTATCGGCGCGGGCTGGCCAATGGCACCGACCCCGAGCATCCCGAATACTGGGGGCAGGTCAATTCCACCGACCAGCGCATGGTGGAGCTGGCGGCGATTGGTTTCACGCTGCGGCTGCTGCCGCATCTGGTGTGGGAGCCGCTGCCGCAAAAGGCCAAGGATAATCTGGCGGCCTATCTCAAGCATGCGCGCACGTTTGATTACGCTGACAATAACTGGAAGTTCTTCCGCATCCTGGTCGATCTGGGGCTGGAGGAATGCGGGGTCGAGTTCGATCGCTCGCTGACCGAAAAATATCTCGAAGAACTGGATGGTTTCTATCTCGGCGATGGCTGGTATCGCGACGGCAATATCCGGCGCGTGGACCATTACATCCCCTTCGCCATGCATTTTTACGGGCTGATCTATGCCAAGCTGGCGCGGAATGACGACAAGCGGGCGGCGGCCTATCGGGAGCGGGCCGGGCTGTTCGCTAAGGATATCCGCCACTGGTTCGATGAGGATGGCGGCACGCTGGCCTTTGGGCGGAGCCTCACCTATCGCTTTGCCTGTGGCGGCATCTGGGGCGCCTTGGCCTTTGCCGATCTTGAGGCTTTGCCCTGGGGCGAGATCAAGGGGCAGTTCATGCGCCATCTACGCTGGTGGAGCACGCAGCCGATTGCCAATCGCGACGGTGTGCTCTCGGTGGGCTATGGCTATCCCAACCTGATCATGAGCGAGAATTACAATTCGGCGGGCTCGCCCTATTGGGCGCTCAAGGCGTTTCTGCCGCTTGCTTTGCCGGCTGACCATCCCTTCTGGACGGCAGAGGAAACGCCGGCGGTGACGCCGAGCGAGCCGGTGCCGCTCAAGCATCCGGGCATGGTGATGCAGCACACTGCAGGCAACGTGGTGGCCCTGTCGAGCGGGCAGCAGAACTGGCAGATGCGCTGGGGCGCCGAGAAATATGCCAAATTCGTCTATTCCTCGCGCTATGGTTTTTCGGTCGAGAGCGATGAGCGGGCCTATAATGCTGCCGCCTTCGACGGCATGCTGGGGCTGAGCGACGATGGCCGGCATTACCGGGTGCGCGAGAGCAATGAAGTTGCCCAGATTGCCGGGGACACCCTGTTTGCCGTGTGGAAGCCGTGGAGCGACGTGAGCGTCGAAACCTGGTTGATCCCGCAGGGGGATTGGCATGTGCGGGTGCATCGGATCACGACGCCACGGGCGCTGCATGGCACGGAAGGCGGCTTTGCCATTGGGCGGGCTGATCTCAACGCGGATAAACTGAGCGAGGGGAATGGGCGAGCGGTGGCGCGCAGCCAGAGCGATATCAGCGCGATTGTTGATCTCGGCGGGCAACGCGAGGCGCGGGTGCTCAAGGCCCTGCCCAATACCAATCTGATTGTCGCCAAGACCCTGGTGCCGCAATTGCGCGGCGAGATTCCGGCAGGCACCACGGTTCTGATCACGGCGGCTCTGGCCCTACCAGCGGGGGCGGCGGCGGAAGCCTCGCTCGACAAGGTGCCGGAAGCGCCCGATCTGGGCGTGCTTGAGGCACTGATCCGCGAGGAGGGCGTCGAGGTCAGTGCCATCCAGGTGGCGGAGCGGTTCTGA
- a CDS encoding hydroxyacid dehydrogenase — protein sequence MMRPKLAFALAADKTRYVFDEQALARLAQTCDIVQAEPLEEFSTPAARAILGQIDILVTGWGCPVVSAAVVAAAPNLKLIAHAAGTVKFTLDPAVYEAGIVVTHAADANAVPVAEFTLASIIYANKRVFELRDLYRADHSRRSTYAVMDQPIGNYHRTIGLVGASRIGRRVAKFLEGFDFTVLLSDPFVSASDPIAKSVELVDLDTLMARSDVVSIHAPSLPSTRAMIGARQLKLMKDGAAFINTARGALIDEAALIAELRTGRIHAVIDVTDPEIPSDGSPFYDLPNVFLTPHVAGAVGTERLRLGQMAIEEIERFVAGVPLEFAVAPEALERLA from the coding sequence CTGATGCGGCCAAAACTCGCCTTCGCCCTGGCGGCGGACAAGACAAGATATGTGTTCGACGAGCAGGCGCTGGCCCGATTGGCCCAGACTTGCGACATCGTGCAAGCCGAGCCGCTGGAGGAATTCTCCACCCCCGCAGCGCGGGCCATACTGGGCCAGATCGATATCCTGGTAACGGGCTGGGGCTGCCCCGTGGTGAGCGCGGCTGTGGTCGCGGCAGCGCCCAATCTCAAGCTGATCGCCCACGCCGCCGGAACAGTAAAATTCACCCTGGACCCGGCGGTCTATGAAGCTGGGATCGTTGTGACGCATGCGGCCGATGCCAATGCGGTGCCGGTGGCCGAATTCACCCTGGCCTCGATCATCTATGCCAATAAGCGCGTCTTCGAGCTGCGCGATCTCTACCGCGCCGACCATAGCCGGCGCTCGACCTATGCGGTGATGGACCAGCCGATCGGCAATTATCACCGCACCATCGGGCTGGTGGGGGCGTCGCGCATCGGGCGGCGGGTGGCCAAGTTCCTCGAAGGCTTCGATTTCACTGTGCTGCTGAGCGATCCCTTTGTCAGTGCCAGTGATCCGATTGCCAAAAGCGTGGAATTGGTCGACCTCGACACCCTGATGGCGCGTTCGGACGTGGTGAGCATCCATGCTCCATCCTTGCCCTCGACGCGGGCGATGATCGGGGCCCGCCAGCTCAAGCTGATGAAGGACGGCGCAGCCTTCATCAACACGGCGCGCGGCGCGCTGATCGACGAGGCAGCACTAATTGCCGAATTGCGCACCGGGCGCATTCATGCGGTGATCGATGTGACCGATCCCGAGATTCCCAGCGACGGCTCCCCGTTCTATGATCTGCCCAATGTGTTCCTGACCCCGCATGTGGCGGGTGCCGTGGGCACCGAGCGGCTGCGGCTGGGGCAGATGGCGATCGAGGAAATCGAGCGCTTTGTTGCCGGTGTGCCGCTGGAATTTGCGGTGGCGCCGGAGGCGTTGGAGCGGTTGGCCTAG
- a CDS encoding acyltransferase, which yields MTLQSVKPSDDYDPDREARLQFLTWDRTPAEIDAPEHRARQAHLAEVAGASFAPTAYVATDAAIFTTHLVLGEHSWIAGHALVRGDVEFGAHSTVNPYAMISGKVRCGDGVRIASHVSIVGFNHGFDDPSVPIYTQKHETLGITIEDDVWIGANAVVLDGVTVGKGAVIAAGAVVSKDVPPMAIVGGVPAKIVRYRGQGKASRSDAVAALGRLGVAAKAQWPQILARHRENGEYVSREADGQARRSARHRNDAIEIAAGFGELPEGLDPAATLAELQALQDPVTGLFPDPHRPPAPGQAMRDDGLALYNVLSVGYAIEVLGGQPLHRIAAVEDLSANELCDWLDGLTWRDRAWSAGAAVDAIGTALYFNARYFSTGRTRETLFGWLTLHQDRGTGLWGSPTAAEGLLQPVNGFYRLTRGTYAQFGLPVPQAERAIDSVLLNYRNYGGFSGPTYTACNLLDTIHPLLLCLRQTDYRRPDAEAIARAVIERAEQRWVAGEGFAFADGQQPGLQGTEMWLSVVHLAADLLGIADSFAFVPKGVHRTRAVGLGL from the coding sequence ATGACTTTGCAATCCGTCAAACCATCTGATGATTACGACCCAGACCGCGAGGCAAGGTTGCAATTCCTGACCTGGGATCGCACCCCAGCGGAAATCGATGCCCCCGAGCATCGCGCGCGGCAGGCGCATCTGGCTGAGGTGGCCGGCGCGAGCTTTGCACCCACCGCCTATGTGGCGACGGACGCAGCGATTTTCACCACACATCTGGTCCTGGGCGAACACAGCTGGATCGCCGGCCACGCCCTGGTGCGGGGCGATGTGGAATTCGGCGCGCATAGCACGGTCAATCCCTATGCGATGATTTCGGGCAAGGTACGGTGTGGCGACGGCGTACGCATTGCCAGCCATGTCTCGATCGTCGGGTTCAACCACGGGTTCGACGATCCCAGCGTGCCGATCTATACGCAAAAGCACGAGACGCTTGGCATCACAATCGAGGACGATGTGTGGATCGGCGCCAATGCGGTGGTGCTTGATGGCGTCACCGTCGGCAAGGGCGCGGTGATTGCGGCCGGGGCCGTGGTCAGCAAGGACGTGCCACCCATGGCCATTGTTGGCGGCGTGCCGGCCAAGATCGTTCGCTATCGGGGGCAGGGGAAAGCTAGTCGCAGCGATGCGGTGGCCGCGCTCGGGCGACTGGGTGTAGCCGCCAAGGCGCAGTGGCCACAGATTCTGGCGCGACACCGTGAGAACGGCGAATATGTATCGCGCGAGGCTGATGGGCAGGCGCGGCGCAGCGCCCGGCACCGCAATGACGCTATCGAGATCGCCGCCGGGTTTGGCGAATTGCCCGAGGGCCTTGATCCAGCGGCGACGCTGGCCGAGTTGCAGGCCTTGCAGGACCCGGTGACTGGCCTCTTCCCCGATCCCCATCGACCTCCCGCACCAGGGCAGGCCATGCGCGACGACGGACTGGCGCTCTATAATGTGCTCTCGGTGGGCTATGCCATCGAGGTGTTGGGCGGCCAGCCGCTGCATCGCATCGCAGCAGTCGAGGATTTGAGCGCCAATGAGCTGTGCGACTGGCTCGACGGCCTGACCTGGCGGGACCGAGCCTGGAGCGCTGGTGCGGCGGTGGATGCCATCGGCACGGCGCTCTATTTCAACGCCCGCTATTTCAGCACGGGACGGACGCGGGAAACGCTGTTCGGCTGGCTCACGCTGCACCAGGATCGCGGCACGGGACTATGGGGCTCGCCAACCGCAGCCGAAGGCCTGCTGCAGCCGGTCAATGGATTCTACCGGCTGACACGCGGCACTTATGCGCAGTTTGGATTGCCGGTGCCGCAGGCCGAGCGAGCCATCGATTCCGTACTGCTGAACTATCGCAATTATGGTGGCTTTTCCGGCCCCACCTACACCGCCTGCAATCTGCTCGACACCATTCACCCGCTGCTGCTCTGCCTCCGGCAGACCGATTATCGCCGGCCCGACGCTGAGGCCATCGCTCGCGCGGTGATCGAGCGAGCCGAACAGCGCTGGGTGGCGGGCGAGGGCTTTGCCTTTGCCGATGGGCAGCAGCCGGGCCTGCAGGGCACCGAGATGTGGCTATCGGTGGTACATCTGGCCGCGGACCTGCTGGGCATTGCCGATAGTTTTGCCTTCGTGCCCAAGGGCGTGCATCGCACGCGAGCAGTGGGGTTGGGATTGTGA
- a CDS encoding ThuA domain-containing protein, translating to MELHTPERGAHVVRELLEAEGFSVTVTHDYDALGAAEVGENDVVVPVITDGQLPREKMANLVTAIRAGTGLAGYHMGLATSFRDSVPFRYAASCYWVSHPGNIITYRVDVSRSDHPIMAGIDSFEHTSEQYYLNYDPAVEVLATTTFSGEFDPWRKDVVMPVVFTTNHGAGRVFYSSLGHTADELDIPQVRTILKRGLLWAAR from the coding sequence ATGGAATTGCACACGCCCGAACGCGGCGCCCATGTGGTGCGCGAGCTGCTGGAGGCCGAAGGCTTTTCGGTCACCGTGACGCACGATTACGACGCGCTGGGCGCTGCCGAAGTCGGCGAGAACGATGTGGTCGTGCCGGTCATCACCGATGGACAATTGCCGCGCGAGAAGATGGCCAATCTTGTCACCGCGATCCGGGCGGGAACGGGGCTGGCCGGCTATCACATGGGGCTGGCCACGAGCTTTCGCGACAGCGTGCCATTCCGCTATGCGGCGAGCTGCTATTGGGTGTCCCATCCGGGCAATATCATCACCTATCGGGTGGATGTGAGCCGCAGCGATCACCCCATCATGGCGGGGATCGACAGCTTCGAGCACACCTCCGAGCAATATTACCTCAACTACGATCCGGCCGTCGAAGTGCTGGCCACCACCACCTTTTCCGGCGAGTTCGACCCCTGGCGCAAGGATGTGGTGATGCCGGTTGTGTTCACCACCAATCACGGCGCGGGCCGGGTGTTCTATTCCTCGCTGGGGCATACCGCCGACGAGCTGGACATCCCGCAGGTTCGGACCATCCTCAAGCGCGGCCTGCTCTGGGCAGCGCGCTAG
- a CDS encoding methyltransferase domain-containing protein: protein MTASIYPADFYDNRRAHTAHAAARLLAALPKDLARRSVADIGCGTGTFLAAALADGATEAFGMEGDWVTREMLDDSRIVFAAQNLEQRFTGPRVDLAMSLEVAEHLSPARAAGFVADLVALAPAILFSAAIPGQGGVGHSNEQWPSYWAGLFAAHGYRPFDVLRPQIWTDDAIPAWYRQNAVLYLDAATAAQLGLTPDDADALDKVHPAFWNRANRELKYANALPESEVLRRQAQQTQQ from the coding sequence ATGACTGCCTCGATCTACCCGGCCGATTTCTACGACAATCGCCGCGCCCACACCGCTCATGCCGCCGCCAGGCTGCTCGCCGCGTTGCCCAAGGACCTGGCGCGCCGCTCAGTCGCCGATATCGGCTGCGGCACCGGCACCTTTCTCGCCGCCGCTTTGGCCGATGGCGCGACGGAGGCATTCGGCATGGAAGGCGATTGGGTCACCCGGGAGATGCTGGACGATTCCCGCATCGTCTTTGCCGCGCAGAACCTGGAACAGCGCTTCACCGGTCCGCGCGTTGATCTGGCCATGTCGCTCGAAGTGGCGGAGCATCTGAGTCCCGCGCGTGCCGCCGGCTTTGTCGCCGATCTCGTTGCGCTCGCCCCGGCAATCCTGTTCAGCGCCGCGATCCCCGGCCAAGGCGGCGTCGGGCACAGCAATGAGCAATGGCCGAGCTATTGGGCTGGCCTCTTCGCGGCTCATGGTTATCGACCATTCGATGTGCTCCGCCCGCAGATCTGGACCGACGACGCCATTCCCGCCTGGTATCGGCAGAACGCCGTGCTTTATCTGGACGCAGCGACCGCTGCACAGCTCGGCCTCACCCCGGACGATGCGGACGCACTTGACAAGGTGCACCCCGCCTTCTGGAACCGCGCCAATCGCGAACTCAAATATGCCAATGCGCTGCCGGAATCCGAGGTGCTGCGGCGGCAGGCGCAGCAGACCCAGCAATAG
- a CDS encoding DUF2934 domain-containing protein, which yields MHKNTALAETVRRTAYFLWENDGRPAGRSFDYWLRAKEMHLRQIAYDEWLAEGTPPNRAETHWYQAAHELGEK from the coding sequence ATGCATAAGAATACGGCTCTGGCCGAGACGGTCAGACGGACCGCATATTTCCTGTGGGAGAATGACGGGCGACCGGCTGGGCGAAGCTTTGACTATTGGCTGCGCGCCAAGGAAATGCATCTGCGCCAGATCGCCTATGACGAATGGCTGGCCGAAGGCACGCCGCCCAATCGGGCCGAGACCCATTGGTATCAGGCCGCCCACGAGCTGGGCGAGAAATGA
- the efp gene encoding elongation factor P translates to MVKVIASSLRKGNVVEQDGNLHVILTAENVHPGKGNSITNVNMRRISDGVKVVGRWRTVEMVEKADVDDREYDYLYSDGEGHHFMEPATYEQITVADDVIGDQRAYLTDGMKVHLKTFEGVALSMELPQRLTFEIVETEPVVKGQTASSSYKPAVLNNGLKVMVPPHIGVGTRIVILTDDNSYVERAKD, encoded by the coding sequence ATGGTCAAGGTCATCGCCTCATCGCTCCGCAAGGGCAATGTCGTCGAACAGGACGGCAATCTGCATGTCATCCTGACGGCGGAAAACGTCCACCCCGGCAAGGGCAACTCGATCACCAACGTCAACATGCGCCGCATTTCCGATGGCGTGAAGGTCGTCGGCCGCTGGCGCACCGTTGAAATGGTCGAAAAGGCCGATGTCGATGATCGCGAATATGATTATCTCTATTCGGACGGTGAAGGCCACCACTTCATGGAGCCCGCCACCTATGAGCAGATCACCGTCGCCGACGATGTGATCGGGGATCAGCGCGCCTATCTCACCGATGGCATGAAGGTTCACCTCAAGACCTTCGAGGGCGTGGCCCTGTCGATGGAATTACCGCAGCGTCTGACATTCGAGATCGTCGAGACCGAGCCCGTGGTCAAGGGCCAGACGGCCTCCTCGTCCTATAAGCCCGCCGTGCTCAACAATGGCCTCAAGGTCATGGTGCCGCCCCATATCGGCGTCGGCACCCGCATCGTCATCCTCACCGACGACAATTCCTATGTCGAGCGCGCCAAGGATTGA
- the epmA gene encoding EF-P lysine aminoacylase EpmA: protein MSSAPFSPPASPWWTPQVHADRRPLLLGRNKIDAALRSYLAANDFIMVDPPGLQRSPGNETHLHAFATTAIGNDGLGETLYLHTSPEFTMKKLLAAGERRIASLGHVWRNRERSALHHPEFTMLEWYRAGEDYGVIIDDCLNMLKLAAEAVGSKMLRYKGRECDPFAEAERLSVVQAFERYAGIDLFATMDAAGNTDGEALASAMLAAGLDVPEDRSWSYLFSRVLVEKVEPNLGLGRVTVLDRYPSAEAALARRAADDMRVSERFELYACGVELANGFGELTDPQEQRRRFAAEMDEKQRIYGERYPLDEDFLKALDLMPEASGVALGFDRVVMLATGAPRIDMVLWAPVVG from the coding sequence TTGTCTTCCGCCCCGTTTTCTCCCCCGGCTTCGCCCTGGTGGACGCCCCAGGTTCATGCCGACCGGCGGCCGCTGCTGCTGGGCCGCAACAAGATCGACGCGGCGCTGCGGTCGTATCTGGCTGCCAACGACTTCATCATGGTGGACCCGCCGGGGCTGCAGCGCTCGCCGGGCAACGAAACGCATCTGCATGCCTTTGCCACCACCGCCATCGGCAATGATGGATTGGGAGAGACGCTCTATCTCCACACCTCGCCCGAATTCACCATGAAAAAGCTGCTGGCGGCGGGCGAGCGGCGAATTGCTAGTCTGGGCCATGTCTGGCGCAACCGGGAGCGCAGTGCGCTGCACCATCCCGAGTTCACCATGCTCGAATGGTATCGGGCGGGAGAAGACTATGGGGTGATCATCGATGATTGCCTCAATATGCTCAAGCTGGCCGCTGAGGCTGTAGGCAGCAAGATGCTGCGCTACAAAGGCCGGGAATGTGATCCGTTTGCCGAGGCGGAACGGCTGAGTGTCGTGCAGGCCTTTGAACGCTATGCGGGAATTGACCTGTTCGCGACGATGGACGCGGCGGGCAATACCGATGGCGAGGCGCTGGCATCAGCGATGCTGGCCGCGGGCCTCGATGTGCCCGAGGATCGCAGCTGGAGCTATCTGTTCAGCCGCGTGCTGGTGGAGAAGGTCGAACCCAATCTGGGGCTGGGCCGAGTGACCGTCCTCGATCGCTACCCGTCGGCCGAAGCGGCGCTGGCGCGGCGGGCAGCGGATGACATGAGGGTCAGCGAGCGGTTCGAGCTTTATGCCTGCGGGGTGGAATTGGCCAATGGCTTCGGTGAATTGACCGATCCCCAGGAGCAACGCCGCAGATTTGCCGCCGAGATGGATGAAAAGCAGCGGATCTATGGGGAGCGCTATCCACTCGACGAGGATTTCCTCAAGGCGCTGGACCTGATGCCCGAGGCCAGCGGCGTGGCGCTGGGATTTGACCGTGTCGTGATGCTGGCGACGGGCGCGCCACGCATCGATATGGTGCTGTGGGCACCGGTGGTTGGCTGA